A region of the Nocardia nova SH22a genome:
CAGATCGATCACGACGCGATCCCCGGGCCGAATCCCCCGCTCGCTCAGACCCCGCGCCACCGCCTGCGCTCGCGCGGCCAGGTCGCGGTAGGACGCCGTCCGGTCACCGAATGTCCACGCCGGATGATCGGGCCTGCGCCGGGCGCTGGAGACGAGAAGCTCGACAACATTCACGATCAACCTCCGGAAAAATATACGATAGCAAGAGACGAAGAACGCTACTATAAATTTCGTGACTACCGAGCCGACTGCACCGACCCCCTCCACCGCACCCCGCACGCGGCTGCGCCCGGTGGTGAGCGCCGATTCTGCCGTCGACCGGGTGACCGCCGAGATCAGGCGCGGTGTGCTCAACGGTTCCCTCGCGCCCGGCTCGAAGTTCTCGATCGCCGAACTGAGTACGGAACTGGGAGTCAGTCATATTCCGGTGCGAGAAGCGTTGCGGCGCCTGGAGGCCCAGGGTCTGGTCACACTCCGCCGCGGCCGCAGCGCGCAGGTCAGCCCGCTCGATCGCGAAGAGTTCCGCAGCATCTATCGGCTGCGCAAACTCATCGAACCGGATCTCGCGGCGCGCGCGTGCCCGCAGCTCACCGGCGATGATCTGGACACGGCCGCGCACCTGCTGAAGGAATATATCGACAGCAGCAGGGATTCCGACGAGCTGTGGGAACTGCACCAGCAATTCCACCTCACCCTGCTGCGACCGGCGCTGACCGGGTGGGATATGCGAATCCTCGATCAGCTGTGGCATGCCAGCGACCGCTACACGCGCGTCGTGTACGAGACCTACAACGTCGACGCCGACGAGCGGCATCGTCGCGAAATCGCCCATCGAATCCTCATCGACGCTGCTCGCACGGGATCTCCCAGCGAACTCAGGAACGCTGTCGCCGAACATCTCGCCGAGCACGAACTCACCTGCCTGGAGTGGATGGCGGCGCTGAACTCCAGCCGGGCCGCCGACGGCCGGTAACCGGATGCAGGCCACCTCCGCCGCAGGGTGCGTTGGCCGGCACATTCCTGCTCACCATTCCTCGAAGTCGACTCTCGGCGGGTTGCAGAATATATCGTAGCGAGTATGCTCCAGATCACGATCTGTTGCAGGCCTCGCTACCGCCGCCATGGTCGACATCGTCAGCCGCACCCACTTCGAGAATGGGAGTACGTCATGGCCGTTCTGGTCCTCGGCGCGACAGGAAATATCGGACCGCACGTCGTTCGGGGGTTGGTCGAGCGCGGCGCCGCGGTACGGGTGCTCACCCGGGACGCCGGTCGCGCGCGGGCGATGCTGCCCGACGGTGTCGAGATCGTCGCAGGCGATATCGGAGATCCCGCGCACATCGTCTCCGCCGCAACGGATGTGGAGTCGGTATTTCTGCTGACCCCGCATGCGGCGGATATGGCCGACATCCAGTTGCGCATCATCCGGTCGCTGCGGCGCGTGTCGGCCCGGATCGTCAAACTGTCGGGCACCGCCTCGGCCATCACCCCGAACGGCCCGCTGACCTGTCGCGAACACTGGGAGATCGAACAGATCCTCACCGCCAGCGGGCAGCCCTATACGATTCTGCGCCCCAATGCGTTCATGCAGGTTCTGATCGATCAGATCATGATTCCGGCGCTGCGCGTCCAGGGCGCGATCCCGAACGCCATCGCCGACTCGGGTATCAGCCTGATCGACGTCCGCGACATCGCTGATGCGGCGGTGGCCGCCCTCACCGACAATGGTTGGGAGGGAAGGACATTGACGCTGACCGGACCGCGTTCGGTGACCTACCCCGATATCGCGCGGCTGATCGGTTCGCAGGTCGGGGTCACGATCGACACCAACGACATCACCCCCGCCGTAGTTCGCGCCGGACTTCTCGAACGCGGTATGCAGCCGTGGGAGGCGGAGCATTTCGAGGAGATGTATCAGCTGTTCCGCGACGGCCGATCCGAATTCGTCTCCGACGACGTCCGGCAGGTGACCGGCCGCGAGCCACGCACGATCGAAGACTATCTCGCAGAACGGAAAACGATGCTGACCGAAGCCCTGCACCCCGAGGTGGCGAGCCGATGAGAATCGCCAATATCGACAACCGGCTGTGCCTGGTCGAGAACGAGAAGTATGTCGACGTGGCGCAGGCCAGCGACAATCGCTTCGGCCCCGATGTCCAGTCGGTCTACGACCGGTGGGACGAGTTCGCCGACTGGTTCGCATCCGGCCACCGCGAGGCGGACCCGTCGCCGGTGAGCGGGCAGGTCGGCGCCCCGGCCCCGCGCCCGTCGCAGGCGTTCGGGGTCGGACTCAATTACGCCGACCACGTCGCCGAGGCGGATCTCGCGATACCGGACCGGCCGCTGATCTTCCCGAAATACTCCTCGTGCATCGCCGGACCCGACGAACCGCTGCTGGTGGACAACGAAACCGTCGACTGGGAGGCCGAACTCGTCGTCGTCATCGGCCGCCGCGCCCGCCACGTCGACGCTTCGGATGCCTGGAACCACGTCGCCGGACTGACCGTCGGACAGGACATCAGTGATCGCGGCCTGCAATGGGCCGATCCGGCCGCTCCGGAACACGGTCTGGCGAAATCGAAACCCGGTTACGGCGTGCTCGGCCCGGTGCTGGTCACGCCGGACGAATTCACCGACCGGAGCGATCTGGCGATCAGCTGTCACCTCGACGGCGAACAGGTGCAGGCGTCGCGGACCGGTCAGCTGATCTTCGACATCCCCACACTCATCTCGTACCTGTCGGGCATTCTCACGCTGAACCCGGGCGATGTCATCTTCACCGGCACACCGTCCGGCGTCGGCATGACCCGCACGCCGCCACGCTATCTCGGCGACGGGAACATCCTGCGCACCGAGATCGAGGGTATCGGGGTGCTCACCACCCGCACCACGACAGGACGGGCACGATGACGACCACCCGGTCCGTCCCCGACCTGGAACGCACCCGCATCGCGGCCATGGTCGCAGGCGATATCGACACCCTCGCGACGCTGCTGAACGACTCCTGCGTCTACATCCACTCCACCGGCGCGGTGGATACCGGACAGTCCTATCTGGACAAACTGCGACGGGGCGAATTCGGTTACGACGCAATCGATGTCGACGAGATGTCGACGATCACCGAAGGCGATGTCACAGTCATCGCCTTCCGGATGTCCGCGGATATCCGGGTCGGCGATCAGCACCGCCACTCGGTGAGCCGCTGCACCGCAGTGTGGAGCGCACCGGGCTCCCTCATCTGCTTCCAGGCCACACCGCTGGGATCCGCCGCCGACGAGCAGTAGTCGCCCGATCCGGTGACGCATCCGTCGGCGAAGACGCCGACGCGGTCCGTCGAGGTCGCCACGCCCCACACCGGGCGTGGCGACCTTTTGCATGTCGTGACCGCACCGGACTTCTCGATGCCACAGCCAGCGTATTGACCGATCGGTACATATCCGATAAATTCGGTGACCCAGAGCACATCGCGACCACGACCGGGGCACGGCGTGAATGACCGCGACCGCCGTGGACAGGAGAATTGATGACCGCGCATAAATCCCATCCACCGATCGACACGGAGTTGCGCACGACCGTGTGGCCGGAACTCCGCGAACACCAGGCCGCGCAGGCGGAACTGACCGATGAGGAATTCCAGCAACTGGTCGCCTCCACCCCCGACATCTGGGCGCCCGACTTTCGGAGCGACACCGGACTGCATGTGCGGGAACTGACGATCCCGGCTGCTGATGGCGAAGAATCGCTCCCCGTCCTGATAATCGCACCGGCCGACCGCGAGAGTTCCGCGCTGCCGTGCGTCTATTACACGGCCAACGGCGGCAAAATGCTGCAATCGACCCGCATGGCCCTCACTCCGGTGGAAAGTCGATGGGTTACCGATCTCGGGATCGTTTTCGTCAGCATTTCGCCGCGAGTCGGCCCCGCACACCGCCATCCCGCCCAGGTCGAGGATGCCTACCGCGGGTTGGTATGGATATCCGAGAACTCGTCGGAATTGGGTATCGATCCCGAGCGGATCATGATCATGGGTAAAAGTGGCGGCGGTGGAATCGCGGCGGCGACCGCCCTCTACGCCCGCGATCAGCACGGCCCGCGACTCGCACACCAGATCCTCATCTGCCCCATGCTGGACGACCGGCAGGCCACTGTCTCCAGTGGTTACGACGTCGCACCGTGGACGAGTGACAACAATCGAGTCGGCTGGAATGCCATACTCGGAAACGCCAGCGGCGGAACGGATGTCAGCGAATACGCCGCACCGGCGCGAGCCACCGACCTGACAGATCTCCCACCGGCTTATCTAGAGGTCGGTTCGTCCGAGGTTTTCCGGGACGAAACTCTCGATTACGGCTCACGTCTCGCACAGGCCGGGGTACCGGTGGAATTGCACTCGTGGAGCGGTGGATTCCACAACTTCGAGATCTTCGCACCGAACGCCGAGATCTCACACGCATGTATAGCCGCCCGCACCAGCTACATCGAGCGCGCTCTGAGCGCATCGCTTCCGAGGAAGGAAATTGTCAATGACTGATATGCCGCTCGAAGGTCGCGCCGGTCTGGTCACCGGAGCCGCATACGGTATCGGCCGCGCCGCCGCGCAGGCACTCGCCGGAGCCGGGGCCCAGGTGGCCGTCGTCGACCTCGACCTGGATCGGGCAACGGAGACCGTCGAGCTGATCAAGGACGCCGGTGGCAGGGCCGTCGCGCTGCGGGCCGATGTGTCCGACGAGTCGCAGGTCCGACATATGGTGTCCGAAGTCGTGAATGCGTTCGGCCGACTGGACTTCGCCCACAACAATGCGGGAGTCGGTCTCATCACCGGCCCGACCGTCGACTGCTCACGCGCCGACTACGAAAAGGTCCTGTCGGTCAATCTGGTCGGCACCTTCTTGTGCATGAAGTACGAGATCCAGCACATGTCGAACAATGGCGGCGGGTCGGTCGTCAACACCTCGTCGGCGGTCGGCCTGCTGGGGTTTCCGAATCAACCCGCTTATGTGGCAAGCAAATTCGGCGTGATCGGGGCGACGAAGGCGGCGGCCCTCGAGTACGCCGCACAAGGGGTTCGCGTGAATGCCGTCTGCCCGGGGACGGTGCTGACCGGAATGACCGAATCGGGAATCCAGGACGGAGTCTTCGATCTGCAGGGACTCGCCTCCCTGAGCCCCAACAAGCAAGTCGCGTATCCCGACCATATCGCTCAGGCGGTTCTGTGGCTCACCACGGATGCGGCATCGTTCGTGAACGGCGCGGCGGTCCCGGTCGACGGTGGCGCCACCGCCGGGTTGGCATCGTTCTGGGGCTGAGCATGAACGAGAGGAAAACCGGCGACCCCGTCGTCATTCGCGTTGCTCGAATATTCGACGGCGCGCGAATTCTCGACGCCGACACCGTCGTCGTGCGAGACGGACTCATCGCCGAGATCGGCCGGAACTTGGCGCCGCCGCATGGATCGGAGGTGGTCGAGGCATCCGATGCGACATTGCTGCCCGGACTGGTCGATGCGCACACCCACACGCTCGCGGTCGCCGATCTCGAACAAGCCTTGGCATTCGGCGTCACCACCGAACTGGATATGTTCTGCGGGCCCGACCAACTCCGGGCACTGCGCAAGGCGGCCGAAAGCCGCGCCGACGTCGCCGATATTCGCAGCGCCGGTATCGGTGCGACCATGCCGGACGGACACATCACCCAGCTTGTCGAAATGGGTGTGTACGCACCGTTTCCCACGCTCTCGACTCCCGGCGAGGCACCCGGATTCGTGGCAGCGCGTGTCGCGGAAGGCAGCGACTATCTGAAGATTCTCGTCGAGGGCGGTCGCCCGCTGGGCTGGAGCCAACTGCCGTCCCTGGACGACGAGACGTTGAAAGCCCTGGTGGACAGCGCCCACTCCCACGACCTGCCGGCCGTGGCCCACATCAGCACCCAGGCCGACGCCCAGCGTTGCCTCACGGCCGGGGTGGATGGGCTCGTGCACGCTTTCGTCGATACCGCACCGGACCGGCGGTTCGTCGACAAGGCCGCAGCCGCAGGGATTTTCGTGGTGCCGACACTCACCGTATTCGAAATGCTCTACGGGCCGGGGCGCCGCGAGGGCGACTGTGTCGACCACCCTCGGGTCCGGCCGTATCTCAGCCCCGGCCTGCGCGCCACGGTGCAAGCGGGCGGGCGGGCGAATCTGCCGTCGGATCTCCCGGCGTGGGCCAGTGCGGAACATGCGCATCGGGCCACTCGCGCATTACACGAGGCCGGGGTGCCGATCCTGGCCGGAACGGATGTCCTGTATCCCCCGTCGGTCCACGGACTGAGCCTGCACGCGGAACTCGCCGCTCTGGTCGATGCGGGCCTGACACCGGCCGAAGCGCTCACGGCGGCGACTCTCGCACCCGCGCAAGCGTTTCGGCTGACCGACCGCGGCCGGATCACGACGGGTATGCGTGCCGACCTGCTCCTCGTCGAAGGCGATCCGACCCGCCGGATCGCGGCGACCACGGAGATCATCGGAGTGTGGCGGGCAGGCCACCGCTTCGATCGCGACCGCTACCGAACCACGCTCGACACATGACCGGGCAACCGCCGACATCGGCCCGGCATCTCGCGAGTACCGATCGCTCAGTACTCGTTGATATGCTGTTCCGAACCGTAGGTAGTC
Encoded here:
- a CDS encoding GntR family transcriptional regulator, which codes for MTTEPTAPTPSTAPRTRLRPVVSADSAVDRVTAEIRRGVLNGSLAPGSKFSIAELSTELGVSHIPVREALRRLEAQGLVTLRRGRSAQVSPLDREEFRSIYRLRKLIEPDLAARACPQLTGDDLDTAAHLLKEYIDSSRDSDELWELHQQFHLTLLRPALTGWDMRILDQLWHASDRYTRVVYETYNVDADERHRREIAHRILIDAARTGSPSELRNAVAEHLAEHELTCLEWMAALNSSRAADGR
- a CDS encoding NmrA family NAD(P)-binding protein, which gives rise to MAVLVLGATGNIGPHVVRGLVERGAAVRVLTRDAGRARAMLPDGVEIVAGDIGDPAHIVSAATDVESVFLLTPHAADMADIQLRIIRSLRRVSARIVKLSGTASAITPNGPLTCREHWEIEQILTASGQPYTILRPNAFMQVLIDQIMIPALRVQGAIPNAIADSGISLIDVRDIADAAVAALTDNGWEGRTLTLTGPRSVTYPDIARLIGSQVGVTIDTNDITPAVVRAGLLERGMQPWEAEHFEEMYQLFRDGRSEFVSDDVRQVTGREPRTIEDYLAERKTMLTEALHPEVASR
- a CDS encoding fumarylacetoacetate hydrolase family protein, with protein sequence MRIANIDNRLCLVENEKYVDVAQASDNRFGPDVQSVYDRWDEFADWFASGHREADPSPVSGQVGAPAPRPSQAFGVGLNYADHVAEADLAIPDRPLIFPKYSSCIAGPDEPLLVDNETVDWEAELVVVIGRRARHVDASDAWNHVAGLTVGQDISDRGLQWADPAAPEHGLAKSKPGYGVLGPVLVTPDEFTDRSDLAISCHLDGEQVQASRTGQLIFDIPTLISYLSGILTLNPGDVIFTGTPSGVGMTRTPPRYLGDGNILRTEIEGIGVLTTRTTTGRAR
- a CDS encoding nuclear transport factor 2 family protein, with translation MTTTRSVPDLERTRIAAMVAGDIDTLATLLNDSCVYIHSTGAVDTGQSYLDKLRRGEFGYDAIDVDEMSTITEGDVTVIAFRMSADIRVGDQHRHSVSRCTAVWSAPGSLICFQATPLGSAADEQ
- a CDS encoding alpha/beta hydrolase fold domain-containing protein, yielding MTAHKSHPPIDTELRTTVWPELREHQAAQAELTDEEFQQLVASTPDIWAPDFRSDTGLHVRELTIPAADGEESLPVLIIAPADRESSALPCVYYTANGGKMLQSTRMALTPVESRWVTDLGIVFVSISPRVGPAHRHPAQVEDAYRGLVWISENSSELGIDPERIMIMGKSGGGGIAAATALYARDQHGPRLAHQILICPMLDDRQATVSSGYDVAPWTSDNNRVGWNAILGNASGGTDVSEYAAPARATDLTDLPPAYLEVGSSEVFRDETLDYGSRLAQAGVPVELHSWSGGFHNFEIFAPNAEISHACIAARTSYIERALSASLPRKEIVND
- a CDS encoding SDR family oxidoreductase codes for the protein MTDMPLEGRAGLVTGAAYGIGRAAAQALAGAGAQVAVVDLDLDRATETVELIKDAGGRAVALRADVSDESQVRHMVSEVVNAFGRLDFAHNNAGVGLITGPTVDCSRADYEKVLSVNLVGTFLCMKYEIQHMSNNGGGSVVNTSSAVGLLGFPNQPAYVASKFGVIGATKAAALEYAAQGVRVNAVCPGTVLTGMTESGIQDGVFDLQGLASLSPNKQVAYPDHIAQAVLWLTTDAASFVNGAAVPVDGGATAGLASFWG
- a CDS encoding amidohydrolase family protein; this encodes MNERKTGDPVVIRVARIFDGARILDADTVVVRDGLIAEIGRNLAPPHGSEVVEASDATLLPGLVDAHTHTLAVADLEQALAFGVTTELDMFCGPDQLRALRKAAESRADVADIRSAGIGATMPDGHITQLVEMGVYAPFPTLSTPGEAPGFVAARVAEGSDYLKILVEGGRPLGWSQLPSLDDETLKALVDSAHSHDLPAVAHISTQADAQRCLTAGVDGLVHAFVDTAPDRRFVDKAAAAGIFVVPTLTVFEMLYGPGRREGDCVDHPRVRPYLSPGLRATVQAGGRANLPSDLPAWASAEHAHRATRALHEAGVPILAGTDVLYPPSVHGLSLHAELAALVDAGLTPAEALTAATLAPAQAFRLTDRGRITTGMRADLLLVEGDPTRRIAATTEIIGVWRAGHRFDRDRYRTTLDT